GTAGCCCAAGGCTGCTACAGACCTATCTCTTGTCTTCACAAGGTGCTGAAATGGTTTTGGTGGCTGCAGATACTTAATTCTAAATCAACACTTTCATGTTACAGTGTGACATCGAAACTAACGGAAACTCTCTAAGCGATCCGTTTCCCCACAAGGTTAAGCCAATCAACATCGTCCGTATTAGAAACACCTCTCTTCCATGGTAAGGTACCTGAAAGGTACCTGGACTATGTACTTCTTGTTTTTAACGGAGATAGGTACCTGATAGGTACCTGGTAGGCACCTTAAGGGGGCCGTCTAGTTTGCACTCGATGAAGAGGCTCATGGACCCATCAAGGCATGCTCATGATCATAAGAATTACAACACTCGGACGTTCTTCTACTTGTTGTCACTTCTATCGAAAGAATGCTCAGAGGCAGCATCCTGTCGTACTACACTAGGTACTTATAAGCACGTGGAGCAGAATGTCCAGTCCCCACTCACTCTCGGTTGCATTTGACAAGAGAATTGTCTGTGAACGTCCTTCTGCTCAAATGGGCTGAAGCATATCAAATCTCCTCTGAATCCATTAATACCAGTCTTTGTCAACAGTTATCATTACTGTCatcaagatgaagaggtCAGGATCCTTGCAAGTACTGTATATGGATCATGTGGACCAGATGCTTGTTGCTTGTCTAACCGAAGCGACTAAAAGTCTCGACCCAACTCGCTTCGGTGGCCTTGAAACTAGATTATTCCAACTCCAGCAACACATTTGTCAACCTGTGCTTCGCTCACTGGGGCCCTGAAGCTCTCAGCCTGTGAATGATGGAATTTTGATAACTACGATCTTCATTCAGTTCTCGTCTGGTTCCCCTACAGGCTTCCACGAGCGACAAGCTCACTACTGGCAGTCGAGCTGCTGCTATTGCCTTTGTTTCATATCATTCGTCAGACAAACTGCTTCGATCGAGGGGTATTGCTGTACATCCTATTCCGAGCCAGGCGAATCCGTTTGCTTTGAGCCTGTCAACCTGCCAAATGACGTCTATTCTTCTCGCCGCTTCTATTGCGGGCCTGGTTGCCCTCTACCTCTACCATGTCAACCGAGCAATGACCAAAGTCCCGGAGGAAGCTCGTCTGTTATCTCCTCGCCGGTGGACCGCtgaggagatcaaggaagcTTATCGAAAGGCGATTGAATCCCCGGTAGATGTCAGCAAGAGCCTTCCTCCAAAGCAGCATAGACGATACATCGTTGTGGGCGGATCAGGTATGTCAACCTTACCAATTGATGCAAGGCAACTGCTGATCACCTCAGGACTTGTCGGGAATTGGATAATAACCCATCTGCTTGCGCGCGGCGAAGACCCGACTGCTATTCGCGTCCTGGATCTTCAGTCGCCCCGTCAGCAGATCCTCGACCAGGGAGTGGGGTTCGTCAAGGTTGATATCACTGATGCAGAGGCCGTTCAGGCTGCATTCACGCAACCATGGCCGCAACAGGCCACTAGCCTTCCATTGACCGTTTTCCACAATGCTGCCGTGATTAGACCTGGAGAGCGACACAAGGCCTTTCTCCAATTCTGCACCAGGGTCAACGTCGACGGAACCCGGAACATCCTGGCAGCGGCAAAGAAACATGGCGCAAGCTGTTTCATCTCGACCTCGTCCGGATCCgtgctcctccgccgtccaTCGTTCTGGATTACGCCCTGGACCAATTGGCCCAAACGCGTTGTGCAGATCATCAGTGACGCGGCAGAGACGCCAAAAGAGCATGACCAATTCTTCGGCAACTACGCCGTGTCCAAAGCCGAGGCCGAGCGCATCATCCGCGCTGCCGACAGCCTCGAATCCAACTTCCGCACGGGCTGTATCCGACCCGCCAATGGCATCTACGGAGTTGGCGACACCACCATCACGGGAATGTATCTGATCAAGGGCGGAGTTCCCAGGTACGTTTCCTCCCTCCCTCAGGGAAGAGACTTGCATACAAGCCTAACTCCATCAAACAGTTGGACCTACCCCGTCATCCAAAGCTTCGTCAACGCCGAAAACGTCTCCATCGCTCACCTCCTCTACGAA
The DNA window shown above is from Aspergillus fumigatus Af293 chromosome 1, whole genome shotgun sequence and carries:
- a CDS encoding putative 3-beta hydroxysteroid dehydrogenase/isomerase family protein, with the protein product MTSILLAASIAGLVALYLYHVNRAMTKVPEEARLLSPRRWTAEEIKEAYRKAIESPVDVSKSLPPKQHRRYIVVGGSGLVGNWIITHLLARGEDPTAIRVLDLQSPRQQILDQGVGFVKVDITDAEAVQAAFTQPWPQQATSLPLTVFHNAAVIRPGERHKAFLQFCTRVNVDGTRNILAAAKKHGASCFISTSSGSVLLRRPSFWITPWTNWPKRVVQIISDAAETPKEHDQFFGNYAVSKAEAERIIRAADSLESNFRTGCIRPANGIYGVGDTTITGMYLIKGGVPSWTYPVIQSFVNAENVSIAHLLYEQRLLDHTASPTKLPNIGGQAFTVTDPNPAIAFSDLYLLMTTLAKTPIRFPRVAPVPMLLLSYLLEWYALLQHLYLSRLLPRITGDLEQLQPGLFAISDVHTFADDSRARKSPAEGGLGYVAPMTTLDGMCKQVLEWNRSAGAETVAAAADRGKGVVGVSEEGLDVNLVVPSKKL